Genomic window (Kwoniella botswanensis chromosome 1, complete sequence):
AGAGCGAGGGTGGACATACGCCTATGATCGGTGGTGAAGAGGGCGGGAGGAACGAGCGACTCGTAATTGAATAGACAGTCGGTCGAGTGAAGGATATTATCGAACGAGTAAAAGGTATTCAGGAAATTGATGTATGGGGAAATCATAGAATGTGCGATTGAAGTATAATTACCGAACAAAAcatggaggaaagaagatggatttatAATGAGCCTGATTTACAACCTATTCATTGTATAGTCCATTACATTTGCGATTTTATTTTATTTTGACGACTTCATTTCGAACGATCTTCTGATAATCTATTTAGCAATTTGATTATGTATATCATGCATTGGTGATTCTGTCTATTCCATAGGTGTGTAGGTAGTCATAGCACATTTGTTGTGGACGTTTGATTGGTATGATACAGGTGAACATGCAATGAAAATGGGCTTAACGTTTTGTCATGAGGGTTCGTTACTTTCTTGAGTATGGGCACAATATGTTATCTAATCCATATCGGTGCGCGTATGCTATCTATCCAAAGTCGATCAGTCTTGTTGCTCAAACAAATGACTACTATATATGAGATTGGCTCACCGTGAATGTCATGTCCGATTATCACTATTATCATAACCATCCGTATCCACTTCTCTGATCAAATCCCAATCACCCTCAACCTTAATTACTTTCCTCAACCTCTTGGTACCATAGTAATTATCTCTACCTGTCAATATAGATCTCGACTTGGTTGATATGATCTCTGTTTCTGTGTTTtccaaggaagaaggttgatcatcaggtgaaggagataaCAACCTCCTAAACCCCTCTccctctacttcttcctccgttCGCCCTGCGGCTGAATGATGAGACAAATGCCGTGCTATACTACGTGTACTTTGACTTCTGGACGGTGCGTTGCGCGGAGAGGTGGGCTCATGGTGTGTACCGAGTGGATAAGGATGAGAGATCATTTTCGGTTGGTGTAGCGAGTGAGCTTTGGGTTTAcggagaagagagatgaggatgcCCATAACATTCGCCTGAAGGTAGGCGAGCAAATGAATGGAGAATGTGTAAATTTGTATATTGTGGAGCTTGGGCTGAGACGAGATTATGAATGATATATGGTTTGACTGAGTTGTAAGGTGAAATAGGTTTATCAACTGAATATGAAGGTATGGTTCATAATTCGAAGGgacatcgaagaagaaaggagatgagaaatATTTGCGACGCCTAGTGTTTCTTGAGTAGGAAGAAAAATCAACACGTCGTGTGAACGTGTGATGATATGATGCTAAATACTCAGTGATCGGTATCGGTATCGGTATCAGGGCAAGGGTGGAATTGATTGTGAGGATTGAAGGTTGGAGGTTGAGCCATCCGTAGTCAAGGAGTCGTGGGATGGAAGGACCTCCTCTCAGCTAATGCGATTCTTCTGTCCGGACCATCATCTCGTCAATGAGTCTTCTGCCTTTCACTCTCAGGCCAAATAGCACTTGAGTACCTCTCCCTCTACTTTATAGCATGGAAGCTCTCTCGCAATACAGAACTCATAAAGAACACGTCTTCAGCATGATTTATTTCTAATGATTTAGTTGATTTAAGCTTGATTGTAATTACATCATTCCCACGTGTCTGCGCTCTTGCACCTCGGTCAAAGCCAGGCCTGTAGGTCAACAGACCCAGCGAATGAGTTCAGATATTTTTGCCCATCTGACACATCGATTCACAAGGCCATGTATATGAACTGTTCATAGTCAAAACAATGTGGACAATCATACCCCTGCTGATCACCATGGCCACTCTATCCCAAGCTCAAGCCCAATCGACACCGAAAGTACTGGTATACACCGCAACAGCTGGATACAGACATGATTCCATACCTACCGCTATAGAAGTTTTGGGTGATAATGCCCAGAAGTATGGAGTAGAATTCACTTTCTCAGAGTGAGCATATCATGCCTTTTTCTTAGTTCAACGTTATGTCATATGACTGAAGAGCTTATATATTCTGGTTGATCTGTGAAGGGACAAGAGTTTATTTACGGACGAGAATCTGGCGACCTATGATGGAGTGATGTTTGTCTCGAACtcggatgaaggtgagtctgagtgTCATCTTTCAGCTTCACTGATAAATGTTCAAAACGCTCTCCACTACCTGGATGATGAATCCTGAATATCAAGTAGACGCTGATGATCTATCCGCGATCATtcatgatatgatccatTTCCAGTCTTAGACTCATCGGGTCAAGCCGCTTTGCAAAAATTCTTCCAATCTGGTGGAGTGTATACGGGTGTGCATGCAGCTTCGGCCTGTCTGTTCAATGATACGAATTACCAGCAGGCAGTGGGAGGTGAGTGGACTGCATGTTCGATAGTTGTCGTTTAATTCCGAGCTCATATGGGCCTTTTTATAGCCTTATTCGATTATCATCCCCCTATACAAGATGCCGTACGTCATGAACCACCAAAATCAAACAAAGTAACATTGCTGATTCAGGATGTCATGGTAGACTTTCACAAGATTGAACGATTCACATCCTGCTACGGCTGACGTACCGGATAGATGGAGTTTTGTGGGTCACATTCCCCATCCATCTGCTCACATATGTACTTGGGCTAATCagaagttgatgattctAGCAAGAAGAGGTATATTATTTCCGATCGAATCCCAGAGATAACGGTGCCATGGTGATAATGTCAGTAGATGAAACTAGTTACGTTGGTAAGTTATacctctctctttccataTACTTTCAGCGTATAACCGGCAGTCTGCACATCCGAGCGCAAAGATAGAAAGAATGGCAGCGGTCTCGTACGAGTGCGGAGCAGGCCAAGGGATCTTATCAGCTGACAAGTATCATCTCTTCGGTTCTACCAGACAACGGCACCTCGACAGGCAATTACCCTTCAATGGGTGACCCTCATCCTATAGCATGGTACATTGACCAACCGTTGTCTTCTCAACCTCTCGCTGAGGGCGTGAGCAAACCCGGTAGATCATTCTACACTTCTTTAGGACACCTCAACtcgagtgagttgatctcaTTAGTATCATCTGAAATGTACAACAATCTTTACGAGAATGTATATACTGATGTCTCATTCGGGTTGTTATAGCATGGCAAAATGAAACATTTATCAACCACGTGATGGCAGGTCTAAAGTGGGCCTTGGATGGAGGATCGACCAAAGCGTACGGTGTGGGTCTCGTGggtaatgggaatggatcCAACTCTACTTCTTCTAATTCTACTGCAGGAGGTAGTTCAGCTACATCCAGTGGTCAGACAGCTACTTTCACGTCGGGCGGAGGAAGCGCTGCCTCCAGTGCGGGAGGTTCTGCAAGTTCCGCAGCTAGTTCGGGttctacatcatcagctggaCACGCTATTCAGCTAGATCGTAGATCCATGGGGCTGGGTATAGGGATGATAGGCGCTGTCGGAGTTGGTGTGGGATTGGTGTTGTAACTGTAAGAGATGGAGTGTAGAGGTCGTCGAAGAGCTGGAGACTGTTGAAATACTATTTGATGCAACAAGAGGGCAGGGATATTTGGGAGAGGTGCATACCTACTCGAAAGAACGTCATGTCATACTATATTATAAGAGGTGTGTGGTATATGTAGTCATAGTAGTCAAACAGTGTATGCATGCAGATCTCGCTTTGCTCTCTTATGGCATGACCCAATGGACTCTCATCATTTCAAAACGGAAGTGAATTCGGAGCTGGGGGTTCAGGCACGCAATGAGCGGATAATAAGCTTGAAATTATCGGATCTGGTGGTGtgatggaattggaaagacTGGGCTTATCACCTCGATTCTTCTCATTCAGCATCTCTACTTTCAGTGCTACTTTCAGTGCTACAAAGAAGTCCAAGCTGTCTGCGagcaaagtgaaagatgCCTagaattcaacttgattatTCTCTTTACTTGGTCACTGGGAGAGAATTCCTTCCTCCTGGAAAGGTATGTTGCATTTCAGTGCTATCATGCTAAATCTCGTACTGACATGTATTGCTGGGTGTTGTTCTAGGACTACTATGAATCActtgaagaggtgagttaccCCCGCGCTCAAATCGTCCTATTTACACTCGCATGGCTCATTCTGATCACTTGCATTACCATCACAGTCCCTACAAGGAGGAGTGACTCTCGTCCAAGTGAGAGAAAAGGATGCCGATACTGGAGAAGTGAGTCAGCATATCGGAATCAATCTTGCTCTGGTTCCTTCTGCTTATCCTGCGCTCATTCGTTCTATGACCGATTACAGTTCATCGAAGTTGCCAGACGCACCAAACAGATTTGTGACAAGGTGtgttttctttttcttcaaTCATATTAATTGAAAGCTCACTTGATTGAATAGTACAACGTACCTGTCCTTATCAACGATCGAATTGATGTCCATCTAGCAGTCGGTAAGTCCATTTGTCCCACCCATGACATGCTATggaccatcatcaacatgcATGCCCGAGTCATCACTGCGTTGCCACTGACTTTCAACTGCATCGTGTCGTAGGAACTGCCGGTATCCACATCGGACAAACCGACTGTCCTCTCCCTTTAGCCCGTACCCTCATCGGTCCAGATGCGATCATTGGTCTATCAGTCCGAAACATCGATGAATGTAAGCGTGCTATCGAACAGGGGGCAGATTATATCGGTATTGGATCCGTCTGGCCTACCGGATCgaaagatatcaaaggtaGGAAATGTCTTGGTCCCGATGGGACAGGGGAGATATTGGATCTTTTGGATGGTACGGGGATCAAAGCCGTTGCTATCGGTATGTCTATTGTCttatcatgtcatatcaaaGCACTCTTTCTTGGTTTGCGATATTCATTGTTATACACCTTCATCTCACGTGCTCCGATAAAACCCAATGAACTTTCTTTCATGTCAATTGATTGGCATATACTAACACTTGTATCTTGATGTTCTCACAGGCGGTATCCATCTCCCTAACCTTCCTCAACTTTTACATGGCTCCATCTCCCCTCAAACTTCCAACGCTCTGGACGGCGTAGCAGTCATATCAGATATTGTCTCTTCCCTCCATCCCCGAGAGGCCGCCGTGGCCTTGAGGGAGATAGTCGATTCGTTCAAGAGGGCCAGAAACTCTTTGAAAGACAATAAAGGTTTATTCGgcacttcttcctctacctcgGAGGAGCTCAACGAAGATAGGTTGGTGGAGAAAGTTCAAGGCTTGATGAGGGTTTTGGAACAGGAGACACCACTGATCAATCAGGTAAGTGGTTTCCTCTCTGACATAAGGGTGGTGCTTTATGATATACCAGGAAGACAGAATTTATATAGCGTCAAGTGGATTTCACGCTGATAATGTATGTTGATCGGCATGTTGATAGCTCACCAACAAAGTCGTGATGAACGACTCGGCCAACGTCACGCTCGCCGTGGGAGCCTCACCTATCATGTCTACCAACCCTAGAGACGTGTATGATCTGAGTCCAGCCATTGGGGCATGCTTGATTAACTTTGGGTGAGTGGGAATCGATTCATACCGTCTTATACACATCACATTACTGCCATTTCATGCTAACGATCCGTGATTTGACAGCACCGTCGATGACaaggaaggaatgaaagtggCCGGTAGACAGGCCAATGTCAATAGAAAACCACTAGTCTTCGATCCTGTTGCTGTGGGAGCTACTTCGTATAGGCGTGAGACTGCTGAGGGTGAGTTTTGGTTCTCACGAATCAAAGCTATACCCTGGATGTATCGAGATCATCCAATCTGATTGACGACTTTTGTAATGGATCTCAGAACTTCTCGCTCATTGGCAACCTACAATCATCAAAGGCAACGCCGCTGAAATCGGAGCCATGGCCGAATCTACCGAAGTGGCCAGTAGAGGTGTAGATGCAGCTGGATCAGGATTCAAAGATCCCGCAGCTATCGTCAGAGCCCTGGCCAAAAAGAGGGGTGAGTCGAGTGGATTGGACCATTCTCACCCTCACTTCATATCAAACCTTTAGCTCTTTCAGATAGATCATTCATTCTGGACATAGTGTATAACTTACACATACTTTATTTCGCTTTTACTTCTAAATAGCCGCCATCATCGTTTTAACTGGACCTACCGATTACATCTCCGACGGCCATACCGTCCTAAAAGTATCCAACGGTTCACATTATCTTGAAAAAATCACTGGATCAGGATGTCAAGCAGGAACGTTGATTGCGTGTTTCGCAGCTGCTTCGCGAAGTTTCTATTTGAATGAGAACGAGCCGTTCGAAGATGATAGTCAGCTCGTTCAGGGTGATATGTTAGTAGCTGCGTTGGCGGGGTAAGTCATTCACAATTCGCAATTCATCGGAAAGATGAAGGGTGACTGGTTGACGCTGACATCTACGATTTCTTTGCTTAGTGTTCTCATCTACACAATCGCATCTGAAGTAGCTGCCGATCGACCAGACGTCAAAGGTCCAGGTACTTTCCGATCAGCCTTGATTGATGAGTTGTATAATCTTACTCCCGAGGTGGTTCAACAAAGAGCAAAGGTTGAAATTCTATAGATTACAGATAAACAGGGGAAGAGATATATAGGAATGAAAAGTTGACTGCAATagttgatgtatgatgttATCGTGGAATGCATCAGCGTTACATCGATGTAAGAATACAGTATTGCGTGTATGAGTGTATGCTATGAATGACTAATCGATCTTTGATTTTACCCTTGATCTATTCTTGTCCAGCCGTCTTGTCCCTTCTAATTCCAGTCGAACGTACATCTTAATTCATCTATTCTAAGCTGAGCTAGTCGAAATATCCTTTATTCACAACATGGATGCACATGTATACTACAGTAAGTCCAATCATACAAATATCTTACAACCATTTTCCCTACTACCTTCCTACCTTTCTACCTTCCTACTGATCCTCCACCATTAAATTTGACCATTCCTTCACTAGCTCTCCTCCCAGTATCGAACCAACCTCCTTGTTCATTCCTATTCTGACTAGATGAAATGATCGTCATCCcacttccttccctttccctctgtTGCTTCCCTTCCGGACCATTCTCCATTTCAACACTTGCCCTGGAAGAATCCCTATCACTACTGACTCTGCTCAACTCGCTCTCACTTTGAACTACACTATTCGGCGACACTCTACCATCCGAAGAGGGTAATCCACCTAATATACCTAATCCGAccgaagctgatatactccTGGGCAAATTCGGTCTTTGTGGTTGTGGTGTACTCGGTCGACCAGGGACATTCAACGTgttgttattattgttgttgttcgtAAGGGCAAGACCCAAGGAGTTGACTCTATTCTCCAACCATTTAGCAAAACTTGACGACATACAGAAACTAGCGTAGAAATCACTCTCCACTCTAGATTTCGTACTCAGTCCCTTTGTCTTGAATAACAATGGATTGGGTCCATGATTACGTAGATGAGTTAGGAAGTTAGGTAAAGAAAAGGGTTTGATTACTCCTGCTGTGTGCTGGTTCGTATAACCTGTTGAtgtgttggatgatatcgaagttgaggaagtCGACGTGAGTGGAGATGTTATGtgatttggtattggtgAATGAGACGAAGGAATGGGTGTCGAAGATAAGGTCGGAACGAGTGTTTGGAAATATCGATTCAAGGGTACGAGGAACCGTTCAGTCAATTGTTGGAAATGAGTCCGTAGAGCTTCGTTGCCTTCGGGATCTGCTTGACGAGGTATATTAGCTAAGATTCGAGAATGCATTGGTCgaccactcaccatccaaatTTCCCTCAGCTACCAACCCTTCCAAACGCTTCAACAACACTCTGTCTTTCTGCACGCTCCTATGTCTCCTACTTAGGAACCCCTCAGGTGTGTCCCTCATTCCCGGACTGGCGACCGCCGTCGTAGCAGGACTAGCACCATTTTGCATTATCCGCCTTGTCCGCTGCGAAGGTATCGATATGACGTTTGGCCAATGACTAGCAGCATttcggaagaagggattCGTCACTCCTACTATCACACCTGCTTGGGGTTTATTCGAGTTGACAAGTAGCGAGAAATCGTGGTCGTGAATGTGAAGGTATGGTCGGAAGTCACCTGCAGGAGGAATCTGCGATCAACAGAATAAATATAAGCTAAGGGAAATCATAGTGTTCGAGGAGATACCAGCTTACAGGTCTCAATAAATCACGTAACCACCATACGATCTCTGAACATGTTTTGGGATCTGGTGCGATGATGAGTAGAGGTTCGGCCAAGATAAGACACTCCCATAATGACCACAAGGAAGGTAAGAACGATGCAAAGGCTCTAAGGGGCGTTGAGGTGGGTAAGGCAGCAAGAATCTAGATGTGGGCAAAATACggaatcagcttcttctccacgCTGCATGGTAAACTCTACACACAGGTTGTTTCGAAGTGGGTGAGGATATCCCAAACGCCTTTCCTATCTGCGGTGATTCGGTGGTATCGGGCAACTTGACGTTGATCAAATCCGTTAACATGGGTAATTCCAAAATTGAGTCGGGTGTTGGATCAGGCCTGTTTCACAACAAAACTCATGAGCTCCTCAGTCTTGACGAATGACGGAAGTTTTCAGCTCACCAAGAAGCTATGGAATGACAGGCTGCTTCCAAAGCCGAGTACCCGTATTCGAAGAACACAGGAGCTACTTTCTGCAAGACAGCTGCGAACAGTGCTggaaaagggagatgagTGAGAATCACGAGGGATTTCTAGAACAAACCCATCAAAATTAGCGATTCGGCTCACGAACGGCTCAACAGGAATCAGTATATATCGCCCACCTGCATATAACCCCTTGTAATTCCTTTGTCTCGTCTCTGCTCAAACCACACAAACCCATATAGCCACTCTCTacctctttcatcccatttcctgTATTCTTCAGCTTTATCACCAGGTTTCGCCGTTCCAGGTGTCCCAATCACTCCATTGCCATTTCCCGGTCCACCAGGTAGAACATCGGCTTCTCCAGGTGGATCACCCACTTTGAGATCtatcatttcctcttcgaccgTTTTCACCACTCGATCAGGCATGGGGGAAGGTGGTTCCGGTTGAGTgagggaagatggatctgGGGGTATATGCCGTATCTTGAATGAGAATAATATGGAACCTTCtgagaagagggatgtatcagggaaagaggagaatgcACTGTGATGTAGGATAAAGAAGCAGTTAGTACATGGAGATCAGAATCGTAATCACTGATCAAGAGGCACATTGGAAGAAAGACAGTTTTCGCTCCCTAAGATTGCTCAATTCCACATTCTTCTGTCTGAGCTGGCTGTCCGTATTCCTTCCTTGCTCAGCTAGCTTGATACTGGGGACATTCCATTCAGCGTCTCTCATCCCTCACATCCCTTCCCGCATTTTGCGACCCTTCCCAGAGTTTCCGATACAAACCCAAATGGAACAAACTCAcacattctctttctcccccGGTCCCCACCTCCTATCACCCGCCCTTCGTTCCACCACAGGACCCCTCTCCAAATCGAAATTACACACCACGACTTCCTTGACccacctcgacatcttcctACTCGTCAAGTCATTGACCAGAGGTGGTGGACGGGGTTCGCCAGGTCTCCTACTCCATCCTATCTTCGAGCTTGGTGTACTATGCACATGagcagaggaggaagaaggggcAAGAGAGGAGTTCGGTCCTGATTGACGGGGTACATCGGTGGAGAGGGAAGGTAACTTGACGTTTAGAGAGCGCGATCTACCTAATCCCGAGGAAGATCgtcgagaagatgaaggtcgggctgaggaggaagatgaagaaggggaattATTTGTACTACGATCATTCCCAGTGGTTGGAAGTGAGAGTGAGTCCACCTCATCATTTAGGTTTACTATACCTTGGTGAGGGGAAGGTACGCTTGGACCTGCGTCTGGTACACCAGGAGATCTGGTAAATAGAGATTTACCGAATAATCTCTGATTAGGTACAGATACGTCTCTTTCTCTCGAATGAGCTTGTGGTCTAGATTGAGGTTGCAAgcttgaagaagattgatcagAACTACTTGGTCGTCtgggttgaggttgaggttggtggaaatgagatgaagaaagtgataTATCACCACTATCTTCGTCATTGAGCGGTGTATCCATTGCGCTCATTTGTGTTGAACTATTTATTCTAGCGTGTTGATAACATATGGGGAAATCCGGATGAAGAGTATCTCGCTGATTTGATACTGATGCTGATACAagagtgaagttgaatgacaAGATACAAGAACGGGACGTTATAACAGATGAGATCAAACCAACTCCAATCCGAGCGCGTCCATGGTTTTGTGACGTATCATGTTATGCCGATCACGGTTAGTCTCGTTGTCTTGGTCATTCTCActgtcattgtcattgtcatcattatcatacatcattcaGACATCCATCCTGCTTGCTTGTATATCGTGTATATACTAATCAACTATAATACATATCCTATCCTAATCCTATTTGCAACTCAAAAGATCCATGTATGATCCCATATCATTATCCGATCCTAATGACTACTAACAAAAAGAAGAGGTCGTTACCACAGCCTaatcctgatcctgatcgtCCAAAATGAGTGTTCACGTATCGTATGTTATGTTTATGTTTATGTTCGGGTGTTCGGTACAGTAGTAATTGGTATCAATAATTTACACTGTACAACTATAACTATcgaaaagggaaaaaaggaATGTCTATAATTGTCTATAATGGGTCTGGTCGTTCAtaaaagaaaagaaaagaaagaaagggtTTATCCTTGTTTGTTGTAACTGAAATACTGATCATTAGTCGAATCATGCAATCCCGTCGAGGGAGTATAATAATTCGAGTGTCCACTTAATGGTCTACTTGAGGCAGTAGATTGTCTAGTCATCATCGGCTGCTGGTGCTCGTACGTTTGCTTTTCGTTATAATCTGTAAATCCACCTTTAGCAGCTTGTTCGTATGCCTGAGCAGCAGATATCCTATCTCCAGATCCtatctgttcttcttcaccatGAGTTTCCGCTATATaattattgttgttgttgttgaaatCTGGACTAATCCTAGTGGGTGGTGAATTCGATAAATCGGAAGTGCCAGAGAACGAAGGTAAGTGTTTAGATCCGAAAGTAGGTTCGTAGTAGTTGTCACCGACAGGTTCCATTATGGATGTTCGTCTGTTCAACATGCTTTCAGGAGGGGATCGACTGTTGTCGGTGTTCATATCCCTTGAAGTGACGTTCGGTAAGGTAGGCTCAACCTGAGTCATGGCAGGTTGATTCTCGGTGGAATCATCATCGGAAGCTACGAATCGCTCGACTTCCAGACCGTCTTCGATTCGGTGTGTATGTCTTCGCCAGAAGTATCCATATCCTATCACAGAAGTATGAAAGGTTAGCTTGCTATACGCCTATATGCAACATGGGAGGACTAAAGACATACCGAGATTCCATATCAAGCCGAAGAGGAGCAAGATGGTAGGCAAACCGAAAGCCACGATAATGACGAAACCAATCACAGCCCTTGGGATAGGTTTGACTCCTATGCTGGGTATGAAAGCGATCAATAGTCCAAATGCGATAAGTCTAAACAACGCAAGGGTGGATGTGATCCAATCTCCCTTTCGATCCTTGTGCGGCCGACAAGCTAAGAGCGAAATAAAGACGATGAATTCCACCACGACGTTACCGATGACTTGAGCCCAAGCCGAAGTAGGTccgaaagagatgaaagccGATTTGGCTATCATTCCCAAGATCAGCGGAGCGAACCAGAAGAAATGGAATTTCTGTCTGTAGGCTCGATATAGTACGCCGACCGAATGGAACCATCTGTATGAGGTGTACAAGGGTGAGATCCCAGGGGCGGTGGATGACAGTCTTCGATTTCTCAAGATCGATAAGACGAATACGGTCGCGAGAGGGACCAGAAcgagaaggatggaaaggacggcaaagaagatggatagaCCGGAATCCCCAACGTGAAATTGCCAGAATCCAAAGATGAATATGGGGAAGAACCATATCAGGCACTGTGAGTGAGCGTACAGATTTAGTGATCATGATGTACAGTAACCTGACCAATTCGAATTAACTTACCAATCTCAATGCATTACCAGCACAGAAACCCCACCACATCCTCCGCAATCTACCTGCCCAACCAATCTCCCTCTTACCTCTACTCGACCTCTCCACAAGGAACAGCACACCAAATAGCAGGACATGGAACACAATGGCGATAGCAATGAAGGCtaggaaaaagaagaagaccgTTGTGAAAGCGTTGGCAGTCGGTATACTGAGAGTATTGGTGTAGACTGGTAATCCACTTGATAATTCTGAAGTGGCATTTTGAGCTAGGGCAGAAGCGATCCTAGCTCTTTTATGTAATTCTAGATTGTTCACATTGGAATCTTGAGGGATAATAGCGTTGTCTGCCAAGAAAGTTTGAAATGTCGATTTGGAAGACATAACTTCGTTCATCGATGCGTAGACGTTATAAGGTGAGAACTTTCGATTGATATATTGTACGTCCGAATAGGCATTGGAATCTAGATGACCACCAGTCTTGGATCTCATAGTATTGATGGAATTTTGAATATGACTCGATTTGAATAAGCCAATGGCCCAATGGAAATTCTGAGTGAAAGCTGAATAAGCCAATGGGTAGTTCAGGTGCATAAGACCGGATGCGGCTGCCGATTGGAATAGGTATAAGATGTCAAACCATCTATACTGagctggtgaaggtgagttgacggCTCCAGTATGGAAGAGACCGACCAGAAGGGCGACCAATGTGAACATTCCTGTTGCCCATGATACGGCGGATTGTCGGACTGACCAACCGTTGGACAATGTCGCTTGAAGACACGCTGCGACTTCTCCGGTCTCCTCTCGGAGGAGTTGAATACGGGCGTAGGCTTCAAGATTGGGTATCGTCCATGCTATGCTAGGTATCTGGGAAGAGTATT
Coding sequences:
- a CDS encoding hydroxyethylthiazole kinase, which encodes MPRIQLDYSLYLVTGREFLPPGKDYYESLEESLQGGVTLVQVREKDADTGEFIEVARRTKQICDKYNVPVLINDRIDVHLAVGTAGIHIGQTDCPLPLARTLIGPDAIIGLSVRNIDECKRAIEQGADYIGIGSVWPTGSKDIKGRKCLGPDGTGEILDLLDGTGIKAVAIGGIHLPNLPQLLHGSISPQTSNALDGVAVISDIVSSLHPREAAVALREIVDSFKRARNSLKDNKGLFGTSSSTSEELNEDRLVEKVQGLMRVLEQETPLINQLTNKVVMNDSANVTLAVGASPIMSTNPRDVYDLSPAIGACLINFGTVDDKEGMKVAGRQANVNRKPLVFDPVAVGATSYRRETAEELLAHWQPTIIKGNAAEIGAMAESTEVASRGVDAAGSGFKDPAAIVRALAKKRAAIIVLTGPTDYISDGHTVLKVSNGSHYLEKITGSGCQAGTLIACFAAASRSFYLNENEPFEDDSQLVQGDMLVAALAGVLIYTIASEVAADRPDVKGPGTFRSALIDELYNLTPEVVQQRAKVEIL